One window of the Salvia miltiorrhiza cultivar Shanhuang (shh) chromosome 6, IMPLAD_Smil_shh, whole genome shotgun sequence genome contains the following:
- the LOC130988585 gene encoding GDSL esterase/lipase At2g23540, giving the protein MALRFNYVVVLVLLLSENWMEYGISQDDIDLTKGASFIFGDSLVDAGNNNYLQTLSKADITPNGIDFKASDGNPTGRFTNGRTIGDIVGEELGEPGYALPFLAPNTTGSAILYGVNYASGGGGILNATGSIFVNRLSMDIQVDYFNITRKEIDKVLGASEAREYLQKKSIFSITIGSNDFLNNYLLPVISMGARISQNPDAFVDDMINHLRTQLTRIYELDGRKFIVGNVGPIGCIPYQKTINQLSENECVSLPNKLAQQYNAKLKDLLQQLNENLPGSTFLYANVYDLVMELITNYAKYGFTTASKACCGNGGQYAGVIPCGPTSSLCSDRDKHVFWDPYHPSEAANLIIAKQLLDGDQRYISPINLRQLRDL; this is encoded by the exons ATGGCCTTGAGATTTAATTACGTTGTAGTATTAGTGTTGCTCCTGAGTGAAAATTGGATGGAATATGGGATTTCGCAAGATGACATAGATTTGACAAAGGGGGCATCATTTATTTTTGGAGATTCATTGGTTGATGCCGGAAACAACAACTATTTGCAGACATTGTCCAAAGCTGATATCACGCCCAATGGTATTGATTTCAAGGCTTCCGATGGGAATCCGACCGGCCGCTTCACCAACGGAAGGACCATCGGGGATATAGTCG GGGAGGAGCTAGGGGAGCCGGGTTATGCGTTGCCGTTTCTCGCCCCCAACACCACCGGAAGCGCTATATTATACGGCGTCAACTATGCATCAGGCGGCGGCGGAATCTTGAATGCTACAGGAAGTATCTTT GTAAACAGACTATCAATGGACATTCAAGTAGATTACTTCAACATCACAAGGAAAGAAATTGACAAAGTGTTGGGGGCATCAGAAGCAAGAGAGTATCTCCAGAAAAAATCAATTTTCTCAATCACAATAGGCTCCAATGATTTTCTCAACAACTATCTCCTCCCTGTCATCTCCATGGGTGCAAGAATCTCACAAAACCCAGACGCCTTTGTTGATGATATGATCAATCATCTCAGAACACAACTCACG AGAATTTACGAATTGGATGGGAGGAAGTTCATAGTGGGGAATGTGGGGCCAATCGGGTGCATCCCTTATCAGAAAACGATCAACCAATTGAGTGAGAATGAATGTGTATCGTTGCCAAACAAGCTTGCACAACAATACAACGCTAAGTTGAAGGATCTTCTGCAACAACTAAATGAGAATCTTCCTGGATCCACTTTTCTTTACGCTAATGTCTATGATCTTGTAATGGAACTCATCACAAATTATGCCAAATACG GATTTACAACAGCAAGCAAAGCTTGCTGCGGCAACGGCGGGCAGTACGCCGGAGTAATTCCATGCGGGCCGACGTCGAGCTTGTGTTCGGACCGCGACAAGCACGTATTCTGGGATCCTTACCACCCCAGCGAGGCTGCTAACCTTATCATCGCCAAACAGTTGCTCGACGGCGACCAAAGATATATCTCTCCCATCAATCTTCGCCAGCTTCGTGATCtttga
- the LOC130990474 gene encoding uncharacterized protein LOC130990474 — protein sequence MTERREENEFALIWKTPASATAITTAWKVLKGRLPTVDNLRRRQVVLQPAACCVLCNSSEESIDHLFFSCHKSDEIWKSIFLWIDKQSVCHTKAKNHLNAFINLGNKDDLSFLLQVWIGTVWCIWKWRNDCIFNQGNWNKERVVSEIKAKIWSWLLAFNLPKSPAVFNRWFNVVSLLG from the coding sequence ATGACCGAACGTAGGGAAGAAAATGAATTTGCACTGATTTGGAAAACTCCGGCATCTGCAACAGCAATCACTACGGCATGGAAAGTTTTGAAAGGACGTTTGCCTACGGTCGACAATCTCCGAAGAAGACAGGTGGTTTTACAGCCAGCAGCCTGCTGTGTGCTCTGCAACTCGAGTGAAGAATCAATCGATCATCTCTTCTTCTCTTGTCATAAGTCAGACGAAATTTGGAAGAGTATTTTTCTCTGGATTGATAAGCAATCTGTTTGCCATACTAAGGCGAAGAACCATCTTAATGCTTTTATCAACCTTGGTAATAAAGATGATCTCTCTTTCCTCCTTCAAGTTTGGATTGGAACGGTCTGGTGTATCTGGAAGTGGAGAAACGATTGCATCTTCAACCAAGGAAACTGGAACAAGGAGAGGGTTGTTTCAGAGATTAAGGCAAAGATCTGGAGTTGGCTTTTGGCTTTCAACCTGCCGAAGAGCCCAGCTGTGTTCAATAGGTGGTTCAATGTGGTTTCACTGCTTGGTTGA